Within Hydra vulgaris chromosome 02, alternate assembly HydraT2T_AEP, the genomic segment CTTGCTAACGGTGAAGAAGTTTCTAGAAGCTGGCTAGTGTATTCTATACAAAATAATTCGGTATTTTGCttttgttgcaaaatttttCCTACCCGAAAAATATGTTTATCGTCGACTGAAGGTTATTCAGATTGGAAAAATATAGGTTCTAGCTTAAAACAACATGATAAATCTCAGGATCACATTAGCTGTATGCAAAAATGGATGAATATGtcagttaatttaaaatcaaatgcaacaattgatcaaaatttgcaGAGAATGATAGAAAATGAAAAGAAACATTGGCACTTGGTACTTGAACGTCTTTTTGCTATAGTGCTAATGTTAGCTGAAAGATCATTACCTTTTCGTGGACACCGTGAGCAACTTTATCAGCCTAATAATGGAAACTTCTTGGCACAAGTAGAACTTATTGCAAAATTTGATCCAGTTATGTTAGAGCATCTCAaacgaataaaaataaagaatgctTTGACACTTATCTTGGAAAAGATGTGCAGAATGAAATAATTGGACTTATATCGAGAAGAATACTGAAAACTATCGTATCTTCTGTACagtcatcaaaatatttttctgttatcATGGATTGCACTCCTGATGTAAGTCATAAGGAACAGCTTTCAATTCTTTTGAGATGCCTTAAAATTAATCATGAAGAAGTACAAactgaagaatttttttgtgGTTTCTTTCACATATTTGATAGCACTGGTTCAGCTTtagttgaaacttttttaaatttattagctgAGTATAATTTGGATCTAATGAATTGTCGCGGGCAATCGTATGATAATGGTGCTAATATGCGAGGGCAATACAAAGGGGTTCAAGCtttaatcaaagaaaaaaatcccAGAGCTCTTCACGTTCCATGTGCAAACCACACATTTAATCTAATGGTATGTGATGCTGCGAAATCAGTATCAAttgcaattaacttttttggtACTGTTCAAcgaatttttacattttttgctgCATCAACCGTTCGATAGGACATACTGCAAAGTGTTTGTAAAATGACTGTTAAATCATTATCAGATACGCGTTGGGAAAGCCGTAtacatagtataaaagttgtaaaagatAATTTGGTTCAAATTATAAAAGCTTTATACAAAGTTGCAGATTCAAGTTCAATTGGAGTTGCTGTTTCTGAAGCTCTGTCTTGCAAATGAGATATCCTTATATCAGTTTATACTTTCACTTACAATTTGGCATgatttattgtttgaaattaacAAAGTAAGTAAAGTTATGGAGAATCCCTCGGCAGATATTTCTATTGTGATAAAATTGGTGGAAAGtacgaaaatttttttagaatcattCAGAAGTGATGAATCTTTTTTGTTAgcgattattaaaaaatctgaaGAAATAGCTATAAAATTAGGTACTGAGCCAGTATTCCCTCAAGTGCGGCTTAGCCGAAAACGACGTTTTTTTGAATATGAAGGAACCGATACACCTCTAAATGGAAAGTCTAAATAtaaagtagatttttttaatgcaataattGATGTTGCATTAGTAAGCTTAAATGAAAGATTCAAAATGCTTGATTCatacaacaaaatattaggttttttaACCCGTACCGAAAAAATGCGAAGTTTAGATGCAAATGAATTGTTGAATGattgtaaaaatttagaaatatcaCTGAGAAATCCTAGTACAGAAGAATCGGACGTGAACCATGAAGAGTTATACTCggaaataaatacatttttaagaatGGAAGCTTCGGCGGAATCGAAAGATGCACTGGAAATTTTGAAGTATATTACGGCAAATTCTTTAATCgaaatttttccaaatttatttattgctcTACGAATTTTACTAACTTTCCCTATTTCAGTGGCAAGCGCAGAGAGGtcattttccaaattaaaactcataaaaaactatttacgtTCCACTATGGGTCAAGACCGCTTATCTGCATTAGCTTTAATTtccattgaaaataaaataagtctGTCCTTGGACTGTTCTGATTTAATTGATGAGTTTGCGTCTTTAAAAGTCAGAAAGGTTAAGTTTTGAGTCAATGTAATCGATCCTCCTAAAATCtgcgaaaaaaataaatggtatcGCATTTTGAGTAGTCTTATTAGTGCATCttcatccaaaataaaaaatatacttaatgtACATTTAAAACCTATGTGCGTTTTTTGCTTCGTTACGTTCTAATAAATATCCAAAACACAATAGAACACAAGAATTAAAAACTCAACTAATATAATAGAAAACTTGCCTATGGCCTCGCATATGGTAAATCCGCCACTGATTCCAAGCCCTTATTCTTAAAtacagttttaatttaatggcATAGAAACTAGTGTAACGAGGCCTACACTAGTTTCTATGTCATAGCTTACACCTGTAGCATGCATTGTCCAATGTCAGGTTCAAAGATTAACCAAAAATTTTCTAGATTGACTGCAACAACAACAGCTGTTGCAGTCAATCTGGAATCggtttttaacaagttaaaactatattaatcTAGTTTCaacaagttaaaataataacctcaataatatttacaaattgtaTAAACCCACCCCTTTATTTATTCAATCCTAGATGTTATGCCTGAAGGTGGATTGAAAAACGTGCCTCAGTTGATGATTTAAAAGTAATGGCAAAAAGTGAGAGGTCTAAGCCTAAATTCCTAAATTGAAACCAGATTATAAGATGATTTGAAAGATACTGACATGATGAAAAGTCCATAAAAAGATCTCTGAACTTGAACACTCTAGTATTGACTGTATTGTATTCACAGCATATCATTGTACTCACTATTATGTTTATATCATTGGTATTATTACTTGTAATGCGTAGAATCTTGGATAGTTGAGCATTATGCACTTGTTGTTAACATTAATTGCTTttctacatttaaaattttgcttatgcTAGAACAtgtacctaaaaataaaaaataccatcAATACATACATAAATCCAGAGTTGGTAATGCCGCCCGGCGGCAAAGTAACTTTCTGCAGAAAGACCGACTTTTTAGGGAGTTGGAAGCTGTTGGCAGCGGCCTCCTGATCAATTTTAGGCGGCAAAATGTTCTTTCTTCCGCCTCCAGTGACTTCCGCCTTTCTATTGGCGGCCGCAGCCAGAGTTCTTTTTTGaaggcaaaatgttttggaggcCGACGTCAATAGAGAGGCGGAAGCCAATAGTGGCCGCCTTCAGAAGAAATTTTGGAGGCAAAGCCATTTGGAGGCCACCTTCAACGGCTTCTGCCTCCTAACTGGCTGCTGCCGTCAAATTGGAGACCGAAATGTTTGTCTCCCGCTGGCggatgtaatgaaaaataattgctcgtttgctttaaagcaattaaatattaactaaaaaaaagttaaatacttgacatcaaattttttttatatgatttattgacttttaaaaaaaaattttctaggaCTATCGagtaaattagtaatttttatttcaaaacaaatgttaaaaattaaaagttttgtttacatGCCTTAagcaaaaaagtcaaaaaaaaagtcttttgacttttttttgtttacatgcTTAAGGCAGGCAAGTTTTGTTTACATGCTTAAGGCatgtaaacaaaactttaaggGGGAAGTACCCCATAAAttaggtaaaaaatttaaaaaaatttttgtttttgttttgaaaacaaaaattaatgtaGAACACAATGAAATAAAGagattttgtaaacaatgtCAGGAAAGTGGAATAAATCCAATTTTTTGAACCATATTCATCAAGTTTAACCATAGCAACGCACATAGCAACGATAAAGCTTCTGCTTATCTGCTTATTTCAGAGGCTCACAAAGTTATAAATCTGCTTATAATAAAAGCTTTATCtactttgtttttactttaattatctACTctgcttaaattaaatttgactcGATTGCCTTtaactattttagtttttaaacattcctaaaatgcaaatatttactTTGTCATGAGTTGTTAAGTGTAATAAGaacatattttatcaaattaaaaaaaaattatgtcttaATTATGGGAAGAAAAGATAGAGTCAAGCAAAGAACTAGAGTTACTGGaaagaaaagagtttttttgtgGTAACCAACACACTTTATCATCAccaaactcaaaaaaatattcagatatTGATACTAGTTCTTCAAGATCAGCCAACAAGactgaatatattaaaaatgatatttcaaataaaagtgatgaaaaaataaatgtttataaaataattgatgttgaaattttaaacactaTATTTGATTCTTTATGTTGTCTACAGTATACACGATAATAGCTTGGTATTGAaagaaaactttgttaaaaaaaaggatatGCTTCGAATTTAATATGTTGCTGCAGTGTTTGTGAATATAGAAAAGATTTCTATACATCTAGAGTTTGTAACCGCACTCATGGTTTTAATCTTTGTATTGTATATAGCATGAGATCAATTGGGTATCCAGGACTTGAAAAGTTTTCTGCATTAATGAACCTCCCAATTCCaatgagtaaaaaaattacaatggtTCTGTAAAGGTTATTATTGATACTACAGTTGCTATTACTACAGTTGCTAAAGAAACAATGCTTCAggctgcaaaaaaaataaaaggtaataGCAACAACATTGTTGATACTGGAGCTTCAACTGATGGAACTTGGCAATGTAGAGGATACAGTTCACTGAACAGAGTTGTGACAAAATTGTCGATGGATAATGGAAAAGTGTTAGATGTTGAGCCAATGAGTAGACTTTGTAAGCAATGTCAACTACGCAAAGATTTGAAGTCTAAGAATTCAAAGAGCTACAAAAATTGGTTCAAATCTCATAGTTGTAACGTAAATTGTATTGGCTCAGCAGAATGTGTGGAAGTGACGGGTGCCAAACGCATATTTAGTAGATCTGTCAAAGAATACGGATTGCagtgtattaaattttattgaaatggtGACGGTAAAAGTTATCCAGCTGTGAAATTTACTTATCCTGGTGTTGAAATTGAAAAGTTAGAATGTGTTGGGCATATTCAGAAATGAGTTGGGACACGTTTaagaacattgaaaaaaaacatgaaaaaactCTGTGACCGTGGAAAGTTAAGAAACAGTCTTATTGATAAGCTTCAGAATTATTATGGAATTGCGCtaagaagtaataaaaacaatctaCAAGGTATGAAGAAATCCATTCATGCTACACTTTCATGTTGCCTCATCAAAGGAAAATAACACACTCACTGTCCAATTGGTGAAAACAGTTGGTGCATATATCAGAAAGATAAAGCAACTGGCAAATCAATGTACAAACCAGGTGTAGGGCTTTCACtatcaattataaaacatttaaaaccaaTATTTGCAGATTTAATTGAGGAGTCTTTATTACGTAAATGTTTGCATGGGCAGGCAAAAAATCAAAACGAAAGTCTAAATACAATGATTTGGTGATTTGGGATCGAATCCTAAAAACAAAGTATGTCAGCCTAACACAGTTAAAATTTGGAACATACGATGCTGTAGCAAACTTTAATATTGGGAGAAAAAGttctcttttaatttataaacagttGAACATGACACTTAATAAACATCAAGTTTGTGCGATAATCAAAATCGAAAACGTATTTATTTAGCTGGATATAAAAATCTAGAATCATCCAAGAAGCAGCGAAAGTTTTCATGAGGGCTGTCAAAGGCATCAAAGGACAAATATGAAAACTTTGAAGGAAGTCGGTGTGCCCCTGGGTCATtctgaaactttattttaaacataacttagttctattttatattttttgtgaaattttggAACTTTGGAACCGCTTGGTGTTTCATGATGAAATTTTCAGTAATTGTCCTATTTTATGCCTTCTGTGATTTGAACCTCCACTTTTATGAAATACTTGACAGAACACGTTTTACGCCTATTTCAGTTGCCTAATTTTGACCAAAATTCATTAAACGACAATATATTTGCCCTCTGAAGAATTAACTgtcatatttttcataaaattttaggTTCAGGTCAAAGTTCAAAGAATTAGTTAAAGGGAATTGCAGTATAACAGCTTAAATATATGTAGTCCTTCGGATGGCAACAAAgcacaattttcaaaaattttcattctgaaatataaaattttgacattatatattgtttaaaatcaattttactgTTTGAACatgagttttaacatttttggggTACTTCCCCCTTAAGGCACAAGgcacaaataattaaattgtcagTTTTTGATTAATGTTTGATATTTTGTCGCTCTTAAGTCAcgctaaaactttaatttttggaccataacattaaattattaatcttagttattatatattgtaaaaatatttgaaaaacaacatcttttaatattattaaaaattaataaaattaatttatttcgatGTCGGTTTGAATTGAACTTTTTCCAATAATccaaactttaacaaaaaaattttttattaatagtaaaattttttgctacagaattgaaaatgaaaaacgcGCTATAGGGGCTGTGCATACGAATAAAAATCATCCTGCCTAGCTGAATTTAAGGAGGATAACCGCAGagagaggaaaaaaaaaaattcagatctgtatcaaaaatttaaaaatcaccaattgatttaaataagttaatatatatttaacaacgAAAATATCGCTAAATATGCGgatctttcaaaatttttattacccagtaaaaaatttcattttatatttttattcgcctttttttttcatcacttttttttcactatttttcaCCCATTTttattcaacagtaaaaaacttgttttaaattttaactttcttgAGATTTTGACTTCCACGTAAAAATGTATTTTGCGACCAAGTTATATTTTGTCAATACCATTGATTTAATAGCATTGAATAAATACTACCTACTTTTTGTAAACAGGTTGAAACAAACAgcaatctttaaaatgtttaaaagtattgaattagtattgtttttttgttacgtGACTCCGAATGAAATGTTTGATATACCGTAAATATTTGGATATACTGTTAACATCCCGTGTCATATTCACagctaaatataattataagtgCTTTAGacattaaagtaattttaattgataattaagATTACATTGGATGTGTATTATTATGCAACCTTTATCAACGACATTAATATGTCTATAATTATAGATAACGTTGTTCATAACAAGTAATAAGGATGACACTttcaaaaaagtaactttttttctgagaACTTGTATACAACAATTTAagctgcatatatatatatatatatatatatatatatatatatatatatatatatatatatatatatatatatatatatatatatatatgtatgtatagatatatataacgAGAgtaagatgtatatatatacatatatatatataaagtaagatGCAAAACATACGAgttaaaggaaattttaaagtgactaaaaataagaaatggaAATGCAAAGTGTgcatagaaaaaaactttattcttgCCTGTAATGTTTCTTACCTCAAATGTCATTTACATTCAAAGCACAGAGATATTGCACTAGAACTTggaatttttgaaagaaatagAGTTCAAAGCAAAAATCATGATAACGTTGAAAAAGTTGCTATTTTTGTTTCACGTAGAACGGTTAAGTATGACTTTGATATTAACAATACAGTAAGAGAATTTATAAAGCCAATTTTAATGAGAAATTCGCCAATGACGGTTGCTTATGACATGGAGAAGAATGAAATAATTCGAAAAGCTTTTCAAGCTTTTGGTGTGACATGGAATCGTCAGAAAGCCCAAGAATTTATTCTTAAAGTTGCTAatcaaatttatgaaattattggaAAAGACATAGAAAATGTATATCCATTATTAATGTTTGATTCAGCGTCTCGTCTCAATACGAATGTTTTTTCTGGAAGTATTCGGTTTACAAAACACGGAAAATTGTTAGATCAAACTTTAGGAATACTCAATCAGCACGGATGACAATTTGGGAAACTCTGAACATGGGAGAAGGTTAAATATGTTAGAAAATAATCTTGGTACAATCTGCACAAAGACGTTTTGTGGAACGCACATTTGCCAATTAGTTGCTAAAGACGTTACTGAGCCGTTTGAAGCCACTCTTCTGAAATAAGaaagttcataaaaaatacaCGAGCGCCTAAATATGATGCAATTTTTGCTAATCTTAACAGACCACGCAAAGATATTGCTTCGAGATGGGGTAATACGTATATTATGGTATCAGACATGTTTGAAAAACTTGCTTTATATGAAAAGATTGGGACGAATCGAAATAATCGCTATCTaagattaaatgataaaatctggaagtttgttgaaaaatatacaaaagcatttgaaccaatttttttttgcagtgaAGGATTTTCAAAGATCAGGCTATATTCTGTCGGACTTCTGTTTACGATGGATGAGAATGCTAATGAACTTGGAAAAAAACTCACGATGGAAAAAGCAATTTCAAATCTATACTTCTCGAAGCTTTAAATATACGTTCGCAAAAAATTTTTGAGTACAATACTTTCATTGCT encodes:
- the LOC136076234 gene encoding zinc finger MYM-type protein 1-like, with product MDCTPDVSHKEQLSILLRCLKINHEEVQTEEFFCGFFHIFDSTGSALVETFLNLLAEYNLDLMNCRGQSYDNGANMRGQYKGVQALIKEKNPRALHVPCANHTFNLMLYTKLQIQVQLELLFLKLCLANEISLYQFILSLTIWHDLLFEINKVSKVMENPSADISIVIKLVESTKIFLESFRSDESFLLAIIKKSEEIAIKLGTEPVFPQVRLSRKRRFFEYEGTDTPLNGKSKYKVDFFNAIIDVALVSLNERFKMLDSYNKILGFLTRTEKMRSLDANELLNDCKNLEISLRNPSTEESDVNHEELYSEINTFLRMEASAESKDALEILKYITANSLIEIFPNLFIALRILLTFPISVASAERSFSKLKLIKNYLRSTMGQDRLSALALISIENKISLSLDCSDLIDEFASLKVRKVIIDTTVAITTVAKETMLQAAKKIKGNSNNIVDTGASTDGTWQCRGYSSLNRVVTKLSMDNGKVLDVEPMSRLCKQCQLRKDLKSKNSKSYKNWFKSHSCNVNCIGSAECVEVTGAKRIFSRSVKEYGLQCIKFY